One segment of Streptomyces sp. NBC_00576 DNA contains the following:
- a CDS encoding DMT family transporter yields MSALALSILLSLVSAVAYAGGAIVQERVADSEHGASYAPMRRPVWWAAVALNGFGGVLHVVALAYGPLSVVQPMGALTIVFALPMAALFVRRKAGATAWRGAIMATVGLAGLLSLVGTSEAQSLGTTERVLLAVVSGSVVVTLMVAGRAAHRHPAVRSTLLAVASGIAFGMSSVFTKVVAVDWTGGLTAADLPTLALIAVLGASGLLLSQAAYRGGGLAAPLATLTVVNPVVAAAVGITMFGETFRYGTTGTILALSCGVVAAGGLILLTTERLQHATHTDAPPSAFPSPASTASAPSVPEQAEAGHEKAAAVSEVSEESPGPVVAEALSAGLPTLADLPPQSGPAAHEDDLLPAAPPASAQDAPAQVPIRCGAFYGIPYVPIPAPDRGRHRTRVKS; encoded by the coding sequence ATGAGCGCCCTCGCGTTGTCCATCCTGCTGTCGCTCGTCTCCGCTGTCGCCTACGCGGGCGGAGCGATCGTGCAGGAGCGTGTCGCGGACTCCGAACACGGCGCGTCCTACGCTCCGATGCGCAGGCCGGTCTGGTGGGCCGCCGTGGCTCTGAACGGCTTCGGCGGAGTGCTGCACGTGGTGGCGCTGGCGTACGGGCCGCTGAGCGTCGTCCAGCCGATGGGCGCCCTGACCATCGTGTTCGCGCTGCCGATGGCGGCTCTGTTCGTGCGCCGCAAGGCCGGGGCGACCGCCTGGCGGGGCGCGATCATGGCGACGGTGGGACTCGCGGGTCTGCTGTCCCTGGTCGGCACGTCCGAGGCGCAGTCCCTGGGCACCACCGAGCGGGTGTTGCTGGCCGTGGTCAGCGGCTCCGTGGTGGTGACACTGATGGTGGCGGGCCGCGCGGCGCACCGGCACCCGGCGGTGCGCAGCACGCTGCTCGCGGTCGCGTCCGGTATCGCCTTCGGAATGTCGTCGGTGTTCACGAAGGTGGTCGCCGTGGACTGGACCGGCGGCCTCACGGCCGCGGATCTGCCCACGCTGGCCCTGATCGCCGTGCTCGGTGCCTCCGGTCTGCTGCTCTCGCAGGCGGCCTACCGGGGCGGCGGCCTCGCGGCACCGCTGGCGACGCTGACGGTCGTGAACCCGGTGGTGGCGGCGGCGGTCGGCATCACGATGTTCGGCGAAACGTTCCGGTACGGCACCACGGGCACCATCCTCGCGCTGAGCTGCGGCGTGGTCGCGGCGGGCGGCCTGATCCTCCTCACCACGGAGCGGCTGCAGCACGCCACGCACACGGACGCGCCGCCCTCTGCGTTTCCTTCCCCTGCTTCCACTGCTTCGGCACCCTCGGTACCGGAACAGGCCGAGGCCGGACACGAGAAGGCGGCGGCGGTGAGCGAGGTGAGCGAGGAGTCCCCCGGGCCGGTCGTGGCCGAGGCGCTGTCGGCCGGTCTCCCGACGCTCGCGGACCTCCCCCCGCAGTCCGGTCCCGCCGCCCACGAGGACGACCTGCTACCGGCCGCGCCCCCGGCGTCCGCGCAGGACGCGCCCGCCCAGGTGCCCATCCGCTGCGGGGCGTTCTACGGCATCCCCTACGTGCCGATCCCGGCACCCGATCGGGGCCGGCACCGCACGCGGGTCAAATCCTGA
- the panD gene encoding aspartate 1-decarboxylase has product MLRTMFKSKIHRATVTQADLHYVGSVTIDADLLDAADLLPGELVHIVDITNGARLETYVIEGERGSGVVGINGAAAHLVHPGDLVIIISYAQVTDAEARALRPKVVHVDHGNRVVALGADPAEPVPGSDQERSPQAVTG; this is encoded by the coding sequence ATGCTGCGCACCATGTTCAAGTCCAAGATCCATCGCGCCACCGTCACCCAGGCCGACCTGCACTACGTCGGCTCCGTGACCATCGACGCCGACCTCCTCGACGCGGCCGACCTGCTGCCCGGCGAGCTCGTGCACATCGTCGACATCACCAACGGTGCCCGGCTGGAGACGTACGTCATCGAGGGCGAGCGCGGGTCCGGCGTCGTCGGGATCAACGGGGCGGCGGCCCACCTCGTCCATCCCGGGGATCTGGTGATCATCATCAGTTACGCTCAGGTGACCGACGCCGAGGCGCGGGCGCTGCGGCCGAAGGTGGTCCATGTGGACCACGGCAACCGCGTCGTGGCCCTGGGCGCCGACCCGGCCGAGCCGGTGCCGGGCTCGGACCAGGAGCGCAGCCCGCAGGCGGTCACCGGCTGA
- a CDS encoding DNA helicase — translation MTLTYLDLVPEQRSCLDGLPFDGNHLISGPPGSGKSLLAVQRAIMLALTGTPAVLLTRSNLLRQSLAATVHALGPADRGVRVATAHGWLTEWYGGQPPRGTDGWFDWPAFYGRAVETGPVPGLTLVIDEGQDLPPEFYRLCRLLGARTTVFADECQRLTDANSTLAEIAERLGRCTRLALDGNHRNTRQIASFAAHFHTGTGLPAFPEREGPPPRLHRLPADGAADLLIHLAQRHPQQSIGVIVNSTDTQLSLLGSLERRAPRLKPQLYTSRARAEQSRYRTLDLGRPGIVLVHRASAKGLGFDTVVIPDTHADTAVDPTSATLRMTYYVLATRARRELHLAYEGETEPPLCAQVGPGDLLRG, via the coding sequence GTGACCCTCACCTACCTCGACCTCGTACCGGAGCAGCGCTCCTGCCTCGACGGTCTCCCCTTCGACGGCAATCACCTGATCAGCGGTCCGCCCGGCAGCGGCAAGAGCCTCCTCGCGGTCCAACGGGCCATCATGCTCGCCCTTACCGGAACCCCGGCTGTCCTGTTGACCCGGTCCAATCTGCTCCGCCAGTCGCTGGCCGCGACCGTACACGCGCTCGGCCCGGCGGACCGCGGCGTGCGCGTCGCGACCGCACACGGGTGGCTCACCGAGTGGTACGGCGGACAGCCCCCACGCGGCACGGACGGGTGGTTCGACTGGCCCGCCTTCTACGGCCGTGCCGTGGAGACCGGCCCGGTGCCCGGACTCACCCTGGTCATCGACGAAGGCCAGGATCTGCCCCCGGAGTTCTATCGCCTCTGCCGTCTGCTCGGAGCCCGAACGACGGTGTTCGCGGACGAGTGCCAGCGGCTGACCGACGCCAACTCCACGCTCGCCGAGATCGCCGAGCGGTTGGGCCGCTGTACGCGTCTCGCACTTGACGGCAACCACCGCAACACACGCCAGATCGCGTCCTTCGCCGCCCACTTCCACACGGGAACCGGTCTGCCCGCCTTCCCGGAACGCGAAGGGCCGCCCCCGAGACTCCACCGTCTGCCGGCCGACGGCGCAGCCGACCTGCTGATCCATCTGGCGCAGAGGCACCCGCAGCAGAGCATCGGAGTGATCGTGAATTCCACCGACACTCAGCTCTCACTGCTCGGCAGCCTGGAGCGCAGAGCACCTCGGCTCAAGCCACAGCTGTACACCTCCCGGGCCCGAGCGGAACAAAGCCGTTACCGCACACTGGACCTCGGCCGCCCGGGGATCGTGCTCGTTCACCGGGCGAGTGCCAAAGGGCTGGGCTTCGACACCGTCGTGATTCCCGACACGCATGCCGACACGGCGGTCGATCCCACCTCGGCCACCCTGCGCATGACGTATTACGTCCTGGCGACCCGGGCACGACGTGAACTCCATCTGGCGTACGAGGGAGAAACAGAGCCACCTCTGTGCGCGCAGGTGGGGCCTGGTGACCTGCTGCGCGGATGA
- the glgA gene encoding glycogen synthase yields MRVGLLTREYPPDVYGGAGVHVEFLARELGALTDLEVHCWGEGRGVGVIRHRSWPALDGSNDALRTFSTDLSIAAALEGRELVHSHTWYANLAGHFAKLLYGVPHVMTAHSLEPLRPWKAEQLGGGYALSSWAERTAIEAADAVIAVSGAMREDILACYPALDPATVHVVHNGIDTTLYQPDHGTDALTRIGVDPTRPYVLFVGRITRQKGVPHLLRAVRDIDPAAQVVLCAGAPDTPEIDREFRELFQELSAVREGVFWIPQMLPRPDVIQLLTHAAVFVCPSVYEPLGIVNLEAMACGTPVVASRVGGIPEVVEDGKTGVLVSLGEDLGAFEADLARALDSVLGDPEAARRMGEAGRERAVGEFGWDAVARRTVRLYEEILKQGQQA; encoded by the coding sequence GTGCGTGTGGGCCTGTTGACCCGGGAGTATCCGCCGGATGTGTACGGCGGCGCGGGTGTCCATGTCGAGTTCCTCGCCCGGGAGTTGGGCGCCCTCACCGACCTGGAGGTGCACTGCTGGGGCGAGGGCCGCGGAGTCGGCGTCATCCGGCACCGGTCCTGGCCGGCGCTCGACGGGAGCAACGACGCGCTGCGCACCTTCTCCACGGACCTGTCCATCGCCGCCGCCCTCGAAGGCCGCGAACTCGTCCACTCCCACACCTGGTACGCCAACCTCGCCGGCCACTTCGCCAAGCTCCTGTACGGCGTCCCGCACGTGATGACCGCGCACTCCCTGGAGCCCCTGCGCCCCTGGAAGGCCGAGCAACTCGGCGGCGGGTACGCCCTGTCGAGCTGGGCCGAGCGCACCGCGATCGAGGCCGCCGACGCCGTGATCGCCGTGTCCGGGGCCATGCGCGAGGACATCCTCGCCTGTTACCCGGCCCTCGACCCGGCCACCGTCCATGTCGTGCACAACGGCATCGACACCACCCTCTACCAGCCCGACCACGGCACGGACGCCCTCACCCGGATCGGCGTCGACCCAACTCGCCCCTACGTCCTGTTCGTCGGCCGCATCACCCGCCAGAAGGGCGTGCCCCATCTGCTGCGCGCGGTACGGGACATCGACCCGGCGGCCCAGGTCGTGCTGTGCGCGGGTGCCCCGGACACCCCGGAGATCGACCGGGAGTTCCGTGAACTCTTCCAGGAACTGAGCGCCGTACGCGAGGGCGTCTTCTGGATCCCGCAGATGCTGCCGCGCCCGGACGTCATCCAACTCCTCACCCACGCGGCCGTGTTCGTCTGCCCTTCGGTGTACGAGCCGCTTGGCATCGTCAATCTGGAGGCGATGGCCTGCGGAACTCCCGTCGTGGCCTCGCGGGTCGGCGGCATTCCCGAGGTCGTCGAGGACGGGAAGACCGGCGTACTCGTGTCCCTGGGCGAGGACCTGGGGGCGTTCGAGGCGGACCTCGCACGGGCCCTGGACTCCGTGCTCGGTGATCCGGAGGCGGCGCGGCGCATGGGGGAGGCCGGACGGGAGCGTGCGGTGGGGGAGTTCGGCTGGGACGCGGTGGCCCGGCGGACGGTAAGACTCTATGAAGAGATCCTCAAACAAGGTCAACAGGCTTAG
- a CDS encoding GNAT family N-acetyltransferase, with protein MSDIEIRDDRPAGRLEAVAAGEVVGHIAYFVLAARGRALVPVHTIVEPAHEGKGIAGSLARELYLMAAREGIVVAPLCPYVVKWAERHPAEAPAADPDLLRAAKEWLAAHPDRF; from the coding sequence ATGAGCGACATCGAGATCCGCGACGACCGACCGGCAGGCCGCCTGGAGGCGGTGGCGGCGGGGGAAGTCGTGGGCCACATCGCGTACTTTGTGCTGGCTGCGCGCGGGCGCGCGCTGGTCCCCGTCCACACGATCGTCGAGCCGGCGCACGAGGGGAAGGGCATCGCGGGCTCACTGGCCCGCGAGCTGTACCTCATGGCCGCCCGCGAGGGCATCGTCGTGGCGCCGCTGTGCCCGTACGTCGTGAAGTGGGCCGAGCGTCACCCGGCAGAGGCCCCGGCGGCGGACCCCGATCTGCTCCGGGCCGCCAAGGAGTGGCTCGCGGCGCACCCCGACCGCTTCTGA
- a CDS encoding type II toxin-antitoxin system Phd/YefM family antitoxin has product METTAREFNQNASRILAAAERGERVTVTKNGRPVAILAPVGDQDIPVHPTDPMGEDDEAPVFQSGSAVDWAAGRGDYLEGFGA; this is encoded by the coding sequence ATGGAAACGACCGCGCGGGAGTTCAATCAGAACGCCTCCAGGATCCTCGCCGCCGCAGAACGCGGCGAGCGCGTCACGGTGACCAAAAACGGGCGGCCGGTCGCCATACTCGCTCCCGTGGGCGACCAGGACATCCCCGTGCATCCCACCGACCCCATGGGCGAGGACGACGAAGCCCCCGTGTTCCAGAGCGGTTCCGCCGTGGACTGGGCGGCGGGACGCGGCGACTACCTGGAGGGGTTCGGCGCGTGA
- the gndA gene encoding NADP-dependent phosphogluconate dehydrogenase, translating into MSNSAQIGVTGLAVMGRNLARNFARNGYTVALHNRTAARTHALVEEFGTEGDFIAADTAKEFVAALERPRRLVVMVKAGEPTDAVIQEFAPLLEPGDMIIDGGNAHFADTRRRERDLREQGIHFVGMGVSGGEEGALLGPSIMPGGPVESYDSLGPMLEKISAKAADGTPCVSHVGADGAGHFVKMVHNGIEYADMQLIGEAYQLLRDVAGYSPAQIADIFRTWNTGRLDSYLIEITAEVLSHVDAATGKPFVDVVVDQAEQKGTGRWTVQIALDLGVPVSGIAEAVFARSLSGHAALREASRGLAGPKATPLSESEAAAFADRVEQALYASKIVSYTQGFHEIAAGGAEYDWNIDLGAVSALWRGGCIIRAAFLDRIRAAYDTRADLPSLLSDDTFAQEIAAAQDDWREVLVAATRQGVPTPGFAAALAYYDALRAERLPAALTQGQRDFFGAHTYRRTDREGAFHTLWGGDRSEVTG; encoded by the coding sequence ATGAGCAACTCAGCCCAGATCGGCGTCACAGGACTAGCGGTGATGGGCCGCAACCTCGCCCGCAACTTCGCGCGCAACGGCTACACGGTCGCGCTGCACAACCGGACGGCGGCGCGCACGCACGCTCTGGTCGAGGAGTTCGGAACCGAGGGCGACTTCATCGCGGCCGACACCGCCAAGGAGTTCGTGGCCGCGCTGGAACGGCCGCGCCGCCTGGTCGTCATGGTGAAGGCCGGTGAGCCGACCGACGCGGTGATCCAGGAGTTCGCCCCGCTCCTGGAGCCCGGCGACATGATCATCGACGGCGGCAACGCGCACTTCGCGGACACCCGGCGCCGGGAGCGCGACCTGCGTGAGCAGGGCATCCACTTCGTCGGCATGGGCGTCTCCGGCGGCGAGGAGGGCGCGCTGCTCGGCCCGAGCATCATGCCCGGCGGCCCGGTCGAGTCGTACGACTCGCTCGGTCCGATGCTGGAGAAGATCTCCGCGAAGGCGGCGGACGGCACCCCCTGTGTGTCGCACGTGGGTGCGGACGGCGCCGGGCACTTCGTGAAGATGGTCCACAACGGCATCGAGTACGCCGACATGCAGCTGATCGGCGAGGCGTACCAGCTGCTGCGCGATGTCGCCGGGTACTCCCCCGCGCAGATCGCCGACATCTTCCGCACCTGGAACACCGGCCGTCTCGACTCCTACCTGATCGAGATCACCGCCGAGGTGCTGTCGCACGTGGACGCGGCGACGGGCAAGCCGTTCGTGGACGTGGTGGTGGACCAGGCCGAGCAGAAGGGCACCGGCCGCTGGACCGTGCAGATCGCCCTCGACCTGGGCGTGCCGGTGTCGGGCATCGCCGAGGCGGTCTTCGCCCGCTCGCTGTCCGGCCACGCGGCGCTGCGTGAGGCGTCGCGCGGGCTGGCCGGCCCGAAGGCGACCCCGCTGAGCGAGTCGGAGGCCGCGGCCTTCGCCGACCGTGTCGAGCAGGCGCTGTACGCGTCGAAGATCGTGTCGTACACGCAGGGCTTCCACGAGATCGCGGCGGGCGGCGCCGAGTACGACTGGAACATCGACCTGGGTGCCGTCTCCGCCCTGTGGCGTGGCGGCTGCATCATCCGGGCGGCCTTCCTGGACCGTATCCGCGCCGCGTACGACACGCGGGCGGACCTGCCGAGCCTGCTCTCCGACGACACGTTCGCTCAGGAGATCGCGGCGGCACAGGACGACTGGCGCGAGGTGCTGGTCGCGGCAACCCGTCAGGGTGTCCCGACTCCGGGCTTCGCCGCGGCCCTCGCGTACTACGACGCGCTGCGCGCAGAACGCCTGCCGGCCGCGCTGACCCAGGGCCAGCGCGACTTCTTCGGCGCGCACACCTACCGCCGCACGGACCGCGAGGGCGCGTTCCACACGCTGTGGGGCGGCGACCGGTCCGAGGTCACCGGCTGA
- a CDS encoding (2Fe-2S)-binding protein, with protein MDLDPDLAALRPLGGFFVLRTAGAPADPPPTLAQAYAHRTEDVYADSITFRVHLVADRIHTSELRVSASIAQQALAARLWSVALGCAVLYGSVPDLDPRLLHWDAAASAPDDLWLLEVHSRAADAATVADLVVRGHLEPLNAALHARYGVAEGLLWGNAGSALAGAAREVERWARGAGTDAGTRALALAAELFTHPRLAPTGTLTGGSFRRRSCCLYYRVPGGGLCGDCCFTRNPWSSPGAVSG; from the coding sequence GTGGACCTCGACCCCGATCTCGCGGCACTGCGACCGCTCGGCGGCTTCTTCGTACTACGCACGGCCGGAGCCCCCGCCGATCCGCCGCCGACACTCGCGCAGGCGTACGCACATCGCACCGAGGATGTTTACGCGGATTCCATAACTTTCCGTGTCCATTTGGTCGCAGATCGTATCCACACCTCTGAGCTGCGGGTTTCCGCGTCGATCGCCCAACAGGCGCTCGCGGCCCGGCTGTGGTCCGTCGCCCTCGGCTGCGCCGTCCTGTACGGCAGCGTCCCCGATCTCGACCCTCGACTGCTCCACTGGGACGCCGCCGCGAGCGCCCCCGACGACCTGTGGCTGTTGGAAGTACACTCCCGCGCGGCCGACGCGGCGACGGTCGCGGACCTCGTCGTACGAGGGCATCTGGAACCCCTCAACGCGGCCCTGCACGCCCGGTACGGGGTCGCGGAGGGCCTGCTGTGGGGCAACGCGGGCTCTGCGCTGGCCGGCGCGGCCCGCGAGGTCGAGCGCTGGGCACGCGGCGCGGGCACGGATGCCGGCACCCGCGCCCTCGCCCTCGCCGCGGAACTGTTCACCCACCCCCGCCTCGCCCCGACCGGCACCCTCACCGGCGGCTCCTTCCGGCGACGCAGCTGCTGCCTCTACTACCGGGTGCCCGGCGGCGGGCTCTGCGGCGACTGCTGCTTCACTAGGAACCCGTGGTCTTCCCCGGGCGCCGTATCTGGGTGA
- a CDS encoding PIN domain-containing protein, translating to MTVLIADTSGLYAYYDGSDREHAECRKAVAAAAHLVVTPLVLAELDCLLTTRIGPEAAHGALAHIRDRVAVRRYAVPEMEPHLSTALVTMRRYPQIGLTDTMNVVMASEYHTDSILTLDRRHFRMVRPLTGHPAFRLWPDDV from the coding sequence GTGACTGTCCTGATCGCCGACACGTCCGGCTTGTACGCGTACTACGACGGAAGTGACCGAGAGCATGCGGAGTGCCGCAAGGCGGTAGCCGCGGCGGCCCACCTTGTGGTGACGCCACTGGTCCTGGCGGAACTCGACTGTCTGCTGACCACGCGGATCGGCCCCGAGGCCGCGCACGGGGCACTGGCTCACATCCGCGACCGCGTCGCCGTACGGCGGTATGCGGTGCCCGAAATGGAGCCGCACCTCTCTACCGCGCTGGTGACGATGCGGCGATATCCACAGATCGGCCTTACGGACACCATGAACGTTGTCATGGCATCCGAGTACCACACGGACTCGATCCTGACCCTGGACCGCCGCCACTTCCGGATGGTGCGCCCCCTCACCGGGCACCCGGCGTTCCGCCTGTGGCCTGACGACGTGTAG
- a CDS encoding transglycosylase family protein, with product MAVRGKHRRYQPNRINRASLTVTAGSAGIALPFVGAGAADAADVATWNKVAACESTNDWNTNTGNGYYGGLQFSQSTWEAYGGTVYAGRADLATQDQQIAVAEKVLKGQGPGAWPACSVRAGLTRGGDTPDIRPSGGSERKSQRTVRDVKPQTTPQSRAGTAEMYTVVHGDTLSGIADDRNVRGGWRGLYAANRTTVGADPDLIVPGQRLDLRTKAAPHAPATAEPARKSRTEKAPSRPAQKPPAPKAPSRPAEKAAPKAPTTTTTLAAPVGAATGTPYHKAGSSWSKGYHTGVDFPVPTGTSVKAVAAGEVVDAGWGGSFGYQVVIRHADGRYSQYAHLSAISVKAGGSVSVGQRIGRSGSTGNSTGPHLHFEVRTGPGFGSDIDPVAYLRAGGVRI from the coding sequence ATGGCCGTACGCGGCAAGCACCGCCGGTACCAGCCGAACCGGATCAACCGAGCCTCTCTCACCGTGACCGCGGGCAGCGCAGGCATCGCGCTCCCGTTCGTCGGTGCCGGAGCGGCGGACGCGGCGGACGTGGCGACCTGGAACAAGGTCGCCGCCTGTGAGTCCACGAACGACTGGAATACCAACACCGGCAACGGGTATTACGGCGGGCTCCAGTTCAGCCAGTCCACCTGGGAGGCGTACGGCGGCACGGTCTACGCGGGACGCGCGGATCTGGCCACCCAGGACCAGCAGATAGCCGTGGCCGAGAAGGTGCTCAAGGGGCAGGGCCCCGGCGCCTGGCCCGCCTGCTCGGTCCGCGCCGGTCTCACGCGCGGTGGTGACACCCCGGACATCAGGCCCTCGGGCGGCTCCGAACGGAAGTCCCAGCGGACCGTTCGTGACGTGAAGCCGCAGACCACGCCCCAGTCCCGGGCGGGCACCGCCGAGATGTACACCGTCGTGCACGGCGACACGCTCTCCGGCATCGCGGACGACCGGAACGTCCGGGGCGGCTGGCGGGGTCTGTACGCCGCAAACCGCACGACGGTAGGCGCCGATCCCGACCTGATCGTCCCCGGCCAGCGACTCGACCTCCGTACGAAGGCCGCACCCCACGCGCCCGCCACTGCCGAGCCCGCGCGCAAGTCCAGGACGGAGAAAGCCCCTTCGCGCCCGGCTCAGAAGCCCCCCGCGCCGAAGGCCCCTTCCCGCCCGGCTGAGAAGGCCGCGCCGAAGGCCCCCACGACCACCACCACGCTCGCCGCGCCCGTCGGCGCCGCGACCGGGACGCCGTACCACAAGGCGGGTTCCTCCTGGTCGAAGGGCTACCACACGGGCGTCGACTTCCCGGTGCCCACCGGGACCTCCGTGAAGGCGGTCGCGGCGGGCGAGGTCGTCGACGCGGGCTGGGGCGGGTCGTTCGGCTACCAGGTGGTGATCCGGCACGCCGACGGGCGCTACTCGCAGTACGCGCATCTGTCCGCGATCTCCGTGAAGGCGGGCGGGTCGGTGTCGGTCGGGCAGCGCATCGGGCGCTCCGGCTCCACGGGCAACAGCACGGGCCCGCATCTGCACTTCGAGGTGCGGACGGGGCCCGGCTTCGGTAGCGACATCGATCCGGTGGCCTATCTCAGGGCCGGCGGCGTCAGGATTTGA
- a CDS encoding aspartate/glutamate racemase family protein, protein MLALLHTSPLHVPVFDALRDADHQGLELAHFVHEDLLTRARADGPDAVAGDVRAVLEQAVAEGAVAVLCTCSSIGGVAEAAAEAVGVPMLRVDRPMAAAAVAIGPRVVVVATSESTFGPTVALVEEEARRAGLPADVRRLLVDGAWALFQAGDTQGYVRSVADAVDSVPGDSADAIILAQASMTPAQLLTTTPVPVLSSPRPGLAAGAAAARAAESG, encoded by the coding sequence GTGCTCGCCCTTCTGCACACCTCGCCCCTCCACGTCCCGGTGTTCGACGCCCTGCGCGACGCAGACCACCAGGGCCTGGAACTCGCCCACTTCGTCCACGAGGACCTGCTGACCAGGGCCCGGGCCGACGGGCCCGACGCCGTGGCCGGTGACGTCCGGGCCGTCCTGGAGCAGGCCGTCGCCGAAGGCGCCGTTGCCGTGCTCTGCACCTGCTCCTCCATCGGCGGTGTCGCGGAGGCGGCCGCCGAGGCGGTCGGGGTGCCCATGTTGCGGGTCGACCGTCCGATGGCCGCCGCCGCGGTGGCCATCGGCCCGAGGGTGGTCGTCGTCGCGACCTCGGAGAGCACGTTCGGGCCCACGGTGGCCCTCGTCGAGGAGGAAGCACGGCGCGCCGGACTCCCCGCCGACGTACGGAGACTGTTGGTGGACGGCGCCTGGGCCCTCTTCCAGGCCGGCGACACGCAGGGCTACGTACGTTCCGTGGCCGACGCGGTGGACTCGGTCCCCGGCGACAGCGCCGACGCGATCATCCTCGCCCAGGCCTCCATGACCCCGGCGCAGCTGCTGACGACGACCCCGGTGCCGGTGCTGTCCAGCCCCCGTCCAGGCCTGGCGGCGGGCGCGGCGGCGGCACGGGCCGCCGAGTCCGGGTGA